The Schizosaccharomyces pombe strain 972h- genome assembly, chromosome: I genome contains a region encoding:
- the ftp105 gene encoding Ubp5 interacting protein Ftp10 (Golgi localized protein, human HID1 ortholog 3, implicated in vesicle-mediated transport), whose protein sequence is MGGQESKLAFQRGIARLASQPDIPLDDEVWVSLWSVPESCPEVYDFFPPGLIREMRDHAFVNLEKLLLVLTSRLFALKNDKKFPNPETAPASEALNCIRLLTRIIPFLNEKLDLEEWHQKFWWSLRKKRNLPKENSELDLSNFQDDLDFENSISQKNEFSQKSPSVPLSPVSTFPASSISLDASSDVSAADVSVGGSSTIKEIGSIEETFTHEKTLMEELLDTVFRLLFCRGFTLPLSSPEQYAYIIWENGIGTTETQEKTTKELAFNRIEVLRLLLVLISKRLYRSSEVASHTLTYLTCVANKQLILVFLYSLINTTLRLRPDSWKASYSTLVPYNDSSIALSKLTSQILLLFLDHTPHETTVEYFRQRLNLSPGAAIENQYRLYFSRLQLQADYEFLVNELYRLLNAPVSAISAYISIVQKPNIAFPEIILFLWQAILYNKRFRAFLITSPYATEFLTSIQFYALRYREDNEHSGLVRICLFIVHYLSCEKVLCEKLNRNCMNAQSLMSSLGFSVPPMSYAEFLIISSFHISAVKRSPFSSLSPVILLTICNIAPFVENLSFVTCAKLMQLCSSLSSPRFLFRNPRNHLLLEYLLQAISSIVENKFSQNPNLSYSIIRLQQVFLNLNSMKLPAVAQTKSQPLVALNSEGSSDFESKSSDNTSLDGTPLQNTDFKKVATVEDDSPFDELDKFSSPFSSSSSRGGLSHISSRNVSISVPTVLQDVFSDSPLVLSRKLRGKIPENVSSSELIKKCASNPFGKDLEIDSNLFAPSNSWFNSWHSRLELDSILAIISQFSLPVYKKMNEELSTTDEAVKLLANSVLNDVHPRVPNFRYFIWSVPMNNWFQSLVWLYTLSFDEKGLMATPSLFTTSKVYKQHGNIMKVASPENSSNSMENATKSILDKLDLLYLQLPSSVNHDSSLRNK, encoded by the exons ATGGGAGGCCAAGAGTCAAA ATTGGCATTTCAGCGAGGAATTGCAAGATTAGCTTCTCAACCG GATATACCGTTGGATGATGAAGTTTGGGTTTCt CTTTGGAGTGTACCTGAAAGTTGTCCAGAAGTTTACGATTTTTTTCCCCCAGGTCTCATTCGTGAGATGAGGGATCATGCCTTTGTAAACCTTGAAAAATTGCTGCTTGTATTGACATCTCGTTTGTTTGCGTTGAAAAATGACAAAAAGTTTCCAAATCCTGAAACGGCACCAGCGAGTGAAGCGTTAAACTGCATTCGCCTACTTACTAGAATCATTCCTTTTTTGAATGAGAAACTCGATTTAGAAGAATGGCATCAAAAGTTTTGGTGGAGCCTtagaaagaagagaaatttACCAAAGGAAAATTCCGAATTAGACCTTAGTAATTTTCAAGACGATCtagattttgaaaattccATCTCCCAAAAGAACGAATTCTCGCAGAAGTCTCCTTCAGTCCCATTATCTCCTGTGAGCACCTTTCCTGCTTCTTCCATCTCCCTTGATGCTTCTTCAGACGTCTCTGCCGCTGACGTATCAGTAGGTGGTTCTAGCACAATCAAAGAAATTGGCTCTATTGAAGAAACTTTTACTCatgaaaaaactttaatgGAGGAATTGCTGGACACCGTCTTTCGTTTGCTTTTTTGCAGAGGCTTTACGCTTCCTCTTTCAAGTCCTGAGCAATATGCATACATTATATG GGAAAATGGAATTGGTACAACAGAAACCCAAGAGAAAACCACAAAGGAACTTGCGTTTAATCGCATTGAGGTTCTTCGTTTGCTGTTAGTATTGATTTCTAAAAGGCTGTATCGATCTTCTGAAGTAGCTTCTCACACCCTTACTTATTTGACCTGTGTAGCAAATAAGCAGCTTATActagtttttctttattccCTTATAAATACT ACTTTGCGACTTAGACCTGATAGCTGGAAGGCTTCGTATTCAACTCTAGTACCTTATAATGATTCTAGCATTGCACTCTCAAAACTTACTTCTCAAAtccttttgctttttttagaTCACACCCCTCATGAAACAACAGTCGAATACTTCAGACAGAGACTCAATCTTTCTCCTGGCGCTGCTATCGAAAATCAGTATagattatatttttctcgACTTCAATTACAAGCTgattatgaatttttagtTAACGAACTATATCGGCTATTGAATGCACCAGTTTCCGCTATCTCTGCCTATATTTCAATTGTACAAAAGCCTAATATCGCGTTTCCggaaattattttgtttctttggcaagcaattttatataataaa CGTTTCCGAGCATTTTTGATCACTTCTCCTTATGCTACGGAGTTTTTAACTTCTATTCAGTTTTATGCACTTAGATATCGTGAAGACAATGAACATTCCGGCCTTGTTCGCATTTGCCTTTTTATCGTTCATTATTTATCATGCGAGAAGGTTCTTTGTGAAAAACTAAATAGAAACTGTATGAATGCACAATCATTGATGTCTTCCCTTGGGTTCTCAGTCCCACCAATGTCTTATGCAGAGTTTTTGATTATC TCTAGCTTTCATATTTCAGCAGTGAAGAGATCTCCGTTTAGCAGTTTATCTCCTGTTATATTGTTGACCATATGCAATATTGCACCATTTGTTGAAAACCTAAGTTTCGTTACGTGTGCCAAATTAATGCAACTCTGTTCATCTCTTTCATCTCCTCGGTTTCTTTTTCGTAATCCGCGCAATCATCTGCTTCTTGAATACCTGTTACAGGCTATTTCTAGTATAGTTGAAAACAAGTTTTCTCAAAACCCTAATCTCAGTTATTCTATTATTCGCCTCCAGCAagtttttttgaatcttAATTCTATGAAACTTCCTGCCGTTGCTCAGACTAAATCACAGCCTTTAGTGGCCCTCAATTCGGAAGGAAGTAGTGATTTTGAATCTAAATCATCCGATAACACCTCCTTAGATGGAACACCACTCCAAAATACtgactttaaaaaagttgctACCGTTGAAGATGATTCACCTTTCGATGAATTAGATAAATTTTCCTCCCCTTTTAGTAGCAGTAGTTCACGCGGTGGCTTATCACATATTTCGAGTAGAAATGTTTCGATTTCTGTCCCGACAGTCCTTCAAGATGTATTCTCAGATTCTCCATTGGTTCTGTCTAGAAAGTTGCGTGGGAAAATACCGGAAAATGTTTCTAGTTCAGaacttattaaaaaatgtgcATCCAATCCGTTTGGAAAAGATTTAGAAATTGACTCAAATTTGTTTGCACCTTCCAACTCGTGGTTTAATTCTTGGCATTCAAGACTTGAATTGGATTCTATTCTAGCCATTATATCTCAGTTTTCTCTACCTGTATAcaagaaaatgaatgaagAATTATCAACTACTGACGAAGCTGTTAAACTATTAGCTAACTCTGTGCTAAATGATGTACATCCTCGAGTTCCCAATTTTCGCTACTTTATTTGGAGTGTCCCTATGAATAATTGGTTTCAAAGTCTTGTTTGGCTTTATACTTTGtcatttgatgaaaaaggTTTAATGGCTACTCCCTCTTTATTTACAACCTCTAAAGTGTACAAACAACATGGAAATATCATGAAAGTTGCATCTCCTGAAAACAGTTCTAACTCAATGGAGAATGCCACAAAATCTATACTTGACAAACTCGATTTGCTGTATTTACAGCTGCCAAGTAGTGTCAACCACGATTCCAGTTTACGCAACAAGTGA